Genomic DNA from Carnobacterium divergens DSM 20623:
TAGTGTTGGAATCCATAATGACTAGCTTAACAGTTGTTGATCCCACATCTATTCCTGCCCGTAGTAATTCCATTTTTAGTCCCCCTTAAATAAACCAGTTCTCAATTATTTCTCAATTGTCATATTTTGTTCATTATTTCACTTGTCGCTTTAAAAGTAACCAGACAGTTTGTTGAATAAAGAACAACATGTCTGATATGCTATACAGTGTAGATAATATTTATTATAAAATTACTGTTTCATTAAATCAACCAGCAACTTTCTTATTTTTAGTGGATAAGCAACACTCATTATCTTTTTGTCGGTTATTTTTAATTTTATTTTAGAAAGAAGGGGGAAAAATGGAATTTAGTCCAAAAAAAACTGATTTACGTGTTTTACGTACAAAAAAATTAATTTTTAATGCATTTGTTCAGTTAGTTGAAGAAAAAGGGTATGAAGCAGTCACTATTCAAGATATCGCAACTGAAGCAATGATTAATCGAGCAACTTTTTATGCTCACTTTAAAGACAAAAGTGCATTATATGATGAAATTTTTTTATATGCAATGGAGGCTTTTACTAAAGTTTTAGATCCAGAATTATTAGAAAATGGCAATCGGGTTCAGTTAAAAAAATTAGAGCTTATGATTACACAAGTCTTTAAAGAAATTAAAAAAAACCGAGTCTTCTATCAAATTTTGACAGATGGCCCAGCTGCTAATTCTATGAAAGTAAAAATCAATTGGCTGTTAGAACAACATTACTATGAAATTTTTTCAAAATTAAAAATTACTGAAAATGATGTTGAAGTTCCAATCGACTTTATCATTGAATACATGAGTTCAATTTTTATTGGCATGGTTCATTGGTGGTTGAATAGCGATAGTGATTTCCCACCAGAACAGATGGCTCATTTATTGATTAAGCTTGTTGGGAATGGGCATTTGACTGTTTTGGGAATTGAGGTAGTGAAATAAAAAAACACAGTCAAAAAAATCCAAATTTTTTTGAGAAGGTAAACGATTAGTTAAGATTTTTATTGAGACATTCATAGCTAAAAATAAATTTATAACAATGACTATTCATTGATAAAGGATAACAAAAACTTTGATAACGAACAAATTCAATAAAAATTAGGCTATTAATAATCAGTACCGATTATTAATAGCCTAATTTACTTTTTATTTAGTTGTTGTTTCTTGTGTCTCTTTGATAATGTAAATTGGTCGTTTTTTTGTCTCTAAATACGTTTTGCCGAGATATTTCCCAACAATTCCTAAACAAAATAATTGTAGCCCTCCTAAAGCTAAAATGAAACACACTAAAGATGGCCAACCAGAAGTTGGATTTTGAAAAATAATGGTTCTAACTATAATTACTAACAAAATAATCATTGCACTTACAAAAGAAAAGAACCCTATAAATGAAGCAAATGCTAAAGGAATTTCAGAAAATGCTACAATCCCATCTAATGAATATTTAAAAAGACTCCAAAATGACCATGATGTTTCTCCAGCTACACGTTCTTGATTTTTATATTCTAAATACTTTGTATCAAACCCAACCCAACTAAAGATTCCTTTTGAAAAACGATTGTACTCCTTCAATGTTAAAATAGCATCAACCATTTGTCTCGTCATTAAACGATAGTCTCTTGCACCATCAACAATTTCAGTTTCAGAAATGCGATTAATCAATTTATAAAAAGTTCGAGCAAAAAATGAGCGGATTGGCGGTTCGCCATCACGACTTATCCTTCTAGTTCCTACGCAATCATATTCCTCAGTCCTAATTGTGCGCAACATTTCACCTAGCATTTCTGGAGGATCTTGTAAATCTACATCCATTACTGCAACATAATCCCCAGTCGCGTGCTCTAATCCTGCATAAAGCCCTGCTTCTTTCCCAAAATTTCTAGAAAAAGATAAGTATTTAACTCGATCTTTATCTTTTTTTGATAAATTTCTTAAGACCTGCAAAGTTTTGTCCTTAGATCCATCATTAACAAAAATATACTCAATATCTGCATTTTCAAGTAATACTCGTTCTTTTTCTAAAGCTTTATAAAACAAAGGAATTGTTTCTTCTTCATTGTAACAAGGTACAACGATTGATATAGTTTGTTCAGTCATATATGTCACCTTTCTAATTATCTTTGAATATGAATAACTTGCTAAAAATATAATTTAAAATAATCACAATAATTTGTACAATAACTTTTGAAATACCATCATTAACTTCTAACTTAGAAACTAACACAATCATCAAGATCATATCAATAATAAAAGATAGGCCTCTATACCAAAAAAATAAAATTAGTTCTCTTAATATAATTTTAAATTTCAATGACTTAGAATTGAAAACAAAAAATTTATTTGTACTAAATGCAAATAATACTGATAGCAACCAGCTGATAGCATTACTTATTTTATAATCTAACTCTAAAAAATCCTTACAAAAAAAATAAACAGCAATATTTACAACAGTTGTTAACACACCAAAAATAATATATCCAATAATTTCTTGATATTTATGGTAAAGTTCTATAGTTTTTTTCACTTAATTATTTCTCCTACTTCTTCCAAAAATCATCAAATACATTAATTGGCAAATGACGTTTATGTTGTGTTTTTAAATACCATGCTTCAATTCTATCAGCAATTTTAGTCTCTATTTTTTTACCTTCCAAATAATTATCAATATCATCATACGTAACTCCCAAAGCAACTTCATCTGCTAAACCAGGTTTATTGTCTTCTAAATCAGCTGTTGGCGTTTTTACATATAAATGCATAGGTGCTCCTAGTTCTTCTAATAATTGTCGCCCTTGACGTTTATTCAATCTGAAAATTGGATTAATATCCGTACCTCCATCTCCAAATTTAGTATAAAATCCTGTAATTGATTCCGCTGAATGATCAGTACCTACAACTGCTCCTTGGTACGCTCCTGCAATAGCATATTGCGCAATCATACGTTCTCTAGCTTTAATATTCCCTTTGTCAAAATCACTCACTGGTACATCAATTCCGAGCAAGACTTTCATATTTGCATCAACAGCAGGTTTAATATCTACTCGTAAGACTTGATCTGCAGCTATAAATTCAATCGCATCCATTGCATCTTTTTCGTCTGTTTGCTGTCCATACGGTAAACGCACAGCAATAAACTTATACGCACTATTTCCCGTTTCTTCTCGCAACTCTGTAATTGCCATTTGAGAAAGCTTTCCCGTCAAAGTAGAATCCTGACCACCACTGATACCAAGCACTAACGTTTTTAAAAAAGGATATTTTCTTAAATAATTTTTCAAAAAATCAATACTCATACGTATTTCTTCTTGAGGGTCGATTATTGATTTCACTTTCATTTCAGTTATAATTTGATTTTGTAAATTAGACATCTTATCTCAACTCCTAATTGAATTCTATACAATTATATCATAGTTCTACTAAACATAAATTGTAATGAAAAATGAGAAACAAATTTCCATGAGTTTCTCATTTTTATGATTATTTTGCGAAATATTTTTCTTGGATTTTCACTTGCTCTCTAGCCAACTCAATATTCGCCATCTTATGATCCCAACAAACTTTGGATAAATCAACAGGATACGGTTCTGGATTTAAATTGCGCTTGTACTCATCCCACAGTGATTCCAAGTTAGAAGTTGCATAAGCTTTCACTTCAGATAAATTCGGTAATGGATAGATTAAACGACCATCAATGAATATGTCTTTTAGTAACGGACGAGCTGCGAAATTCACAACTGTTTTATTAATGTACGTATGAACAGGATGGAACATATACAGTTCCCCAGCTTGATCTGGGCGTTCATTCCATAATGTAATATAGTCACCTTCAGATTTTCCATCTTCGTTAGCTGTAATTCGCCACACTTGTTTTTTCCCTGGCGTAGAAACTTTTTCCGCGTTTCCAGATAATTTAATAGTGTCAACCATTTTTCCAGATTCATCTTCAATCGATACTAACTTATATACAGCTCCCAATGCGGGTTGATCATAAGCAGTTATTAGCTTGGTTCCGACACCCCAAACATCGATTTTAGCTCCTTGCATTTTCAAATTCAGAATCGTTTTTTCATCTAAATCATTAGAAGCATAAATTTTAACATCTTCAAAACCCGCTGCATCTAACTGTTGGCGCACACGCTTTGAAATATAAGCCATATCTCCACTATCTAAACGAACACCTAAAAAATTAATTTTATCTCCAAATTCTTTTGCTACCCGAATCGCATTTGGTACACCTGATTTTAGCGTATCATATGTGTCAACTAAAAATACACAATCCGTATGTGTTAGTGCGTATGCTTTAAATGCATCATAATCATTACGATATGCTTGTACTAAAGAGTGTGCATGTGTTCCGCTTGCTGGAATACCAAAAATTTTCCCTGCACGAACATTACTCGTTGCATCACATCCACCAATATAAGCTGCTCTGGTTCCCCAGATTGCCGCATCCATTTCTTGAGCTCGTCTTGTACCAAATTCAAGTAATGGATCTGACCCCACAACTGATTTTATTCGTGCTGCTTTTGTAGCAATTAAAGTTTGATAATTTACAATGTTCAATAATGCTGTCTCAATTAACTGACAGTCTGCTAAAGAACCTTCCACTTGAACTAGTGGTTCATTACTAAAAACTAATTCACCTTCAACTACTGAACGAATGGTTGCTTTAAACTTAAAATTCTCTAAATAAGTTAAAAAATCTTCTGGATACTCTTCAACTTCCCTTAGATAATCTATATCAGTTTTTGTAAATTTTAATTTTTCAATATACTCTACAATTCTTTCTAGACCTGAAAATATTGCATATCCATTGTCGAATGGATTATTTCTAAAGTAACATTCAAATACAGCATGACTATCTACTTTACCAAGTTCCCAATAGGTTTTCATCATATTGATTTGATACAAATCTGTATGTAACGACCAACTATCATCAGGGTAAATTTTATTCATTTAACTAAACTCCTTACTTAATAAAATATTTAGTACTATCATACCCCATAGCTGCATTAAAAACTAGAAAAAAGTACAAATTAGAAAAGTTCTAATTTGTACTTTACTTAAAATAAAGCATATCGTTAATTCTAATTAATGAATTTATTAATTATCATATTTTTTCCCTTTATTGTTAACCTTCTAAAACTTGGAAAAATAGCATAAAATAACACAGTTAAAAGACATATTAATAAAGCTGAATAGATACCTGCATGTATAAACCAACTAATCATACTTGTAGTTTTTATAAAATTAGATAAGTAAATTTGACTAAAATATCCAATAATTAAGACCATACTTAGACAAATACTATACCGCAATAAGTCATGAAACCATCCTTTAGCATATACTTTTTTATAGATAATATATGGGTAATACCAAAAAGTTAATAGCATAGAGGAAACTACCACTGCTATTAATATACCTTTTAAACCTAGTAATTTTACTAAAATAACCGAAAGTATAATATTAATCACAACTTCTATAATTGAAACAGTTTGTGTATCTTTATATAAAACTAAAACATCTCTCATTAAGTAATAAGGTCGTCTTGTAACTGTATTAAAGAAAAATAATATTATCAATAAAAAACTAAGCCCATCTAAAACTTTATCCGCACCTACCCAAATTGAAATAAAATTATTCATGACGTATAACAAAGTTGTTCCAAGAAAAGTTGCAACAAAATAAAACAATATGATTATTTCTTCAAAAACAAGAAAACTTCGTTCGTTTTCTTCTTCATATATTAAATTCCCCACACTTGCCATGATTGAAGAAGCAAATAAATAAATAAAATCCAACAAATACTTAGTGATGTATTTATAGCTTGAATAAATCGTAACAGCTAATGGTGATAAAAAAGCTGAAATCAATAAAATATCAGTACTATCCTGTGCTGCTCCTATAAACTTATTATTAAGAGCATAAGCCATACCAGTAATTTTATAATTTCCAGTCTCCTTAACTTCCTTCAACCAACTATATTCCTTAAATATTACTTTATTAACCATTACATTTGTTAATATTCGAATAAAAATAGTAACAATTAGAACCGTTACGTAATCCCATCCATACATAATTAATAAAACTTCTGCTAAACTTTCAACAATCTTATAAAAGTTCATGACCACATTTATTTTATAAATTTTTTGATCTGCTTGAAGTACAAATCTAGGTGAAAACATAAAGTAATCCACTAAATTTTTAACTAAAAATAGTAGAAAAACTACTTGCATGTAAGTCAAACTTAGTTGATTATTTGTTAAATAATTTAGAAAGAATGACACAGCCACACCTAAAACTAATATAATCAAGGATATCCATCTTAACATACGTTTTGATAATGTATAATAAATATTGATTTCATCATTCTTTTTATCAATTAATAATTTGTAATATACATTTTGAACAAGTGCACCCACTCCTGCTTCTGCTAAGGACAAGTATGCAAAAATTTGGAAGAATAGTTGATTTAATGCAAATATATCATTTCCTAAATCTCTTTGCCAAACACTGACCTTCCAAAAGCCAATAAACATTAAGATGATAAATGGAAATAGGCTAGTAAAAAAATTTTTCATTGAATTTTGTTGTCTCATAGGTATATCTCCAATCATTTAATTCAAAGCATAAAATTCTTTAATTGTTAAAATAAGCGTTTGTATAGCTTAATTCGATTTTTACTAGTGGTTCTTAATTTAACCCATTTGTTTATTTTACGTTTGAGTGGTTTTTGACTCTCCATCCAAGTACCAGTAAAAACATGAATAGTAGAAGAGTTGTCAGAAGGATTGCACAATACTCCATCAGGATACACTTTAATCCCTTCAAGTAATAATTGTTCTTTATTATTTACTTTACACTTATATTTATTTATTAAAATATCTGACACAATTTTTGTATTTACGTTTTTCATCTCATTATTTTTATCAAATTCAAATGAGACCTGATCATAGTAATCTAAAATATCTTTAACTAACGGATGCTTAGGCTCTGCTCCAAAAACAGCTGTAAAAGGATATGAAGGATTTTCAAAACCAACAAATGCACGATTTTTAAGAAATTGAGTTAAATCATCTAAAACAATTACATCAGTATCTAAATAAATTCCGCCCTCTTCATAGACTACATAAGCTCTAATATAATCACTTACATAGGCCCATTTTTTTTTTGCATATGCCTCTGCAATAAAAGGATGAGCATTCATGTCAAAGTTTGTTTCATTCCATTCAATAATTTCATACTCTGATAAATGTTTTTTCCAAGTATCCATGCATTTTTGGATATCTTTCGGCTTATCTTTTCCACCAACCCATACGTAATGAATTTTCTTTGGAATCATTTTACCTTCTCCTTACTCAACGATTATTTTTACTTTATGATCAATACACATAAACGTTACTAATTCTTTAACTCTTGGTGCATCAAGCTCAGTAGTTCTAATTTGATTAAATCCTTTTTCCATTTCTGACAAGAAATTCAAATAAAATTCTGATAATTTATTTTCTATCAAATTTTTATTGAAAGCACGCATATCGCTACCTAAATAAATTTTTTCAGATAAATCTATATTTTTTATAACAATTTCACGATTGTTTTGCTTTTCATAAAATTCAACTACTGAATTTAAAAAAAGATTCTCTTTAAAATCATTGCCCATTCTTTTATTAATCACAAATTTCAAAATTTGGGCTTCTTTATTCTCTGGTTTTTTTAAATAAAAAGGCGTATACAGAGATAATAATTTCAATTTATTATAAACTCTAAAAATAGTATATTGTTTATTATAAAATGGAAGTTTGTAGTTTGGAAACAGTCTTGTTAACGTCCGTATTTCACCATTTAAAACATTTAATTCACCAATCTCAGAGTTAATATAATTGTTTTCATGAATACGATATTTAATGAATGGAAAACTCACATTTTCAACAGATAACGTTTCTACTCCATTTCTTAAATCTAACCAGTGAGGTGTATTCCATTTCAAATAATTTTGACTTACTACATTTTTAAATACATCTGCTTGCCAAAAAGCAACATCAACAAATAAATTTCTACCTAACCATAATACCTGAGTGGCAATAGTTCTATTAGATTTATAATAATCAAGTACACGTTGTTTTCCGATTTTTTTTCCTTCATCATTTACTAATTCTAAGTCTGCAATCAATGCATCTGAATTAGTTTGATTTAACTGGTTATTTGCCATTTTAAAAACATTTTTATTTGCCAACATATCATCTGAATGTAAAATAAATATATAGTCCCCAGTTGTATGTTCCAGAGCTCTTTGCAACGCATTTAATTGGTCACTATTCTCTTGATAATAATAATGGATTTTTTCTTGATAATGATTCAATTGACAAAATCCATCAATCTTATTTTTTGTATTATCAGTAGACCCATCATCAACTACTATAATTTCCCAATTATCATAATTTTGACTTTTAACAGAATTTAATGATGTTTCAATCGTTTCTGCATCATTATAGCTCGGCATGATAACGGATATTTTTTTATTTTTTTTACTCTTTGAAAACAAAACATTTCTCAGTAGTTGCCCTTCAACAAAAGCTAAAATAATTGTTACCGTTAAGAAATCCATTACATTTCCACTATATAAGGAAACTGATAAAGTTACTAAAACTGATAATAACAACGAACAGTTTTTAAAGGTGAATTGTTCTTTGAATTTTATTAACATTAAAATACCACTAAATAAAAGGATTAGTAAATACGGAACTAATAATAAAAGAACTCCAATAATCCCCATTGAAAAATAGTGTGACTGGAAATCACGTTCTAGATTAAATATATTATTCATTCTAGTATAGGTAATTCCAAACCAATTATCTTTTGGATTATTATTAATCTCTTTAACACGCTGTAACATTAACGTTTCGATATTTCTAAAATTCAACTTATCTTCAATTGGTAGTTGCATCACTTCAAACCAAAACTTTGGATCATTTACATAAGGATACGAAACCTCGATAAACTGACCATTAATTGAATATTCCACATAATGTTCCCTTATATATTTGACTAGTGGACTTTCTTCTTTATGTTCTTTATCTTTAGTTTTCTTTTCTTCTGTTTTTAATTTATTATTTCGTTCAGTTACTACAGTTTTATCACCTTCACGTTGAGATTGAACTTGTTGGTCAAAGTTATTACGATTCATAGTTGGAGAAAAAGGTAAGATTAATCCACTTAGCACAACCATCAGCAGTAACATCAAGCCTATATTATTATTAAATTTGAATTCTTTTTTGATAAAAGAAAAAAAGAAATACATTCCAATTGTAACGACTAAAATTCCAACGAATCCCAAAGAGGCTACTTTAGTGCCCAACATAAACATCGCTAGTAGATGTGTCAACATTAAAATGATATTTTTAGCATTTAACCGCTTAATTAAAAAATAAAACATCAGCGGTGTTAATAATACAGCTAAAGCTGAAATAGCATTCGCATATGAAAAGAATCCTTTTGAAGCTAATTCAAAATATTGCCCTGCATATGAACTACTAAACCAATCAAAGATAGATCCAGTAATTTTTAAATTTGTATAGGATGCCAACGAAATTTTTAAAATATTAGTTATTACAATACTCCCTGAAACTAAAGCAACTAAAGTACTAACAATTACTTCCATCAGGTTATCCGTAATTTCTTGGTAATAGGAAACTACTAGAATAATAAGTGGTAGTGTCATTCTAATTACATAAAACAATTCAGAAAAAAGTGAATAATTAAAATTCCCTGGTACTAATGAATGAAAATTTTGAGCATTCATATGATGAAAAACAAAATAGACACCAATCAATACAGCATAAATTATGATAAAGTAATTTATTTTTGATTTTCTATGACAAAATAAAAATAGCACACCTAAAACGAAAATAATCAAAATCCGCATAATAGTGGCTGGTGAAAATTTAAAAATATTAACAATATTATCCGAATACAGATAATAAATATCTAAAAACGGTTGAATCAAAATAAATAAAACAAATATTTTTTTTAATGCTTTTTCCAAAATCAAACACTCCAATTTTTTAAATAATTTCATTATTTGTATTGTTATAATCTAAATAGAGAAATTTAAAACTTTATATCTTGTTGATTATAGCATATCTTAGAATTAGCATGCAATCTTCTTAAAAAAAAATTAATCTGGAGATTCTTTTAAGTTTTGATATTTAATTTTTGCACTTAATTTGTTACTGTTTAAATTCTCTTATTATGTTATTCTTCTATGGTATAGATTAATTTAGAAGGAGATTTGAAAATGAAAAAAAACAACTATATTATTGGTAGTATGTATCTGTTGATATTTCTATTTTTTGCACTATGCGCTTATAACTTCCCATTAACTGGAGATGATTTGAACTGGGCAGGTCATTTTGGTGACACTTATTTTAAAGAGGGAATTTACAAATATTACGACGGTCGATACTTAGGAGACTTTTTTATTATTATAATGACCAGAAATCTTTTTTTAAAAATATTTATTTTTTCAACAGTTTGTACAGTTTTACTCTATTTAATTAATTTGCTTACTGAGCGTAAAAATATTCTTGTAATGCTCAGCAGTTTTTTAATTATCCTATTAGTTCCAAAAACTATTTTTGCACAAATTTTTGGTTGGAGCGCAGGATTTGTAAACTATGTCCCTTCAATTATACTCCCGCTACTATATATATACTTGTTAAAAACTAACTTCAATAAACTATCACAAAATCGACATTTAGATGTAAAATTGGCGTTGTTCTTAATTGTACCTTCTATACTAGGTCAATTTTTTGCAGAACATGTGACAGTCTATAATGTTTTACTAGCATTTATTACTATCCTCTATGCCTTTATAAAATATAAAAAAATATTTTTTACTAATCTAAGTTTTTTATTTTCTTCACTAATAGGTGCAGTTTTAATGTTTATGAATGATGCCTATTCTAAAATTGCAACAAAAGATGATGCTTATCGCTCTATGGGGCTATCTTTAAAAAAATTCTATGATGTTGCTGCTAAAGACATCAACCATTATCTTTTTTTTGACAATAGTATTTTAGTTTTATTACTAAGTTTAGCCGGGTTATTAATTATTTGGAAAAATAATCATCTGGTATCATCGAAGCAACAAAAATATAGTACAATGATTTTTTCAATTGTTTTTATCATTTATCCGTTATACACACCAATATTAGTTACGAATTTTAATATTTTTCCTTTTGGAAATTATTATTTTTTATTCTCACTATTCTTATCCGCAGTTTTTTATTTAGGGTTGATTTACATTTCGTCCGTTTTTTTAATTGGACAAGATAGAATACTTGCATTACTCTATTTATTTTCAGCACTTGTATTGGCTGCTCCGTTTTTAGTTGTAAGTCCCATGGGGCCTAGATGTTTCTTTGCTTCATATGTTTTTTTCACTTTGTTTATTTTACTTGTTATAAATAAATTTACTTTCAAAAAAATGGTTTCTAAAAAAAGT
This window encodes:
- a CDS encoding DUF6056 family protein; protein product: MKKNNYIIGSMYLLIFLFFALCAYNFPLTGDDLNWAGHFGDTYFKEGIYKYYDGRYLGDFFIIIMTRNLFLKIFIFSTVCTVLLYLINLLTERKNILVMLSSFLIILLVPKTIFAQIFGWSAGFVNYVPSIILPLLYIYLLKTNFNKLSQNRHLDVKLALFLIVPSILGQFFAEHVTVYNVLLAFITILYAFIKYKKIFFTNLSFLFSSLIGAVLMFMNDAYSKIATKDDAYRSMGLSLKKFYDVAAKDINHYLFFDNSILVLLLSLAGLLIIWKNNHLVSSKQQKYSTMIFSIVFIIYPLYTPILVTNFNIFPFGNYYFLFSLFLSAVFYLGLIYISSVFLIGQDRILALLYLFSALVLAAPFLVVSPMGPRCFFASYVFFTLFILLVINKFTFKKMVSKKSSKVYYKNTLILLATVSIFFASTYSIMFERIGNAARLRAEFIEYQKKHSKQNEIKVLEVPYWEYLWAVMPIQEDSSFKIYMGLKPDYPFIFIPYSQWHENFKNTDNKSDFFKSSIDN
- a CDS encoding nicotinate phosphoribosyltransferase → MNKIYPDDSWSLHTDLYQINMMKTYWELGKVDSHAVFECYFRNNPFDNGYAIFSGLERIVEYIEKLKFTKTDIDYLREVEEYPEDFLTYLENFKFKATIRSVVEGELVFSNEPLVQVEGSLADCQLIETALLNIVNYQTLIATKAARIKSVVGSDPLLEFGTRRAQEMDAAIWGTRAAYIGGCDATSNVRAGKIFGIPASGTHAHSLVQAYRNDYDAFKAYALTHTDCVFLVDTYDTLKSGVPNAIRVAKEFGDKINFLGVRLDSGDMAYISKRVRQQLDAAGFEDVKIYASNDLDEKTILNLKMQGAKIDVWGVGTKLITAYDQPALGAVYKLVSIEDESGKMVDTIKLSGNAEKVSTPGKKQVWRITANEDGKSEGDYITLWNERPDQAGELYMFHPVHTYINKTVVNFAARPLLKDIFIDGRLIYPLPNLSEVKAYATSNLESLWDEYKRNLNPEPYPVDLSKVCWDHKMANIELAREQVKIQEKYFAK
- a CDS encoding glycosyltransferase family 32 protein — translated: MIPKKIHYVWVGGKDKPKDIQKCMDTWKKHLSEYEIIEWNETNFDMNAHPFIAEAYAKKKWAYVSDYIRAYVVYEEGGIYLDTDVIVLDDLTQFLKNRAFVGFENPSYPFTAVFGAEPKHPLVKDILDYYDQVSFEFDKNNEMKNVNTKIVSDILINKYKCKVNNKEQLLLEGIKVYPDGVLCNPSDNSSTIHVFTGTWMESQKPLKRKINKWVKLRTTSKNRIKLYKRLF
- a CDS encoding O-antigen ligase family protein, which codes for MEKALKKIFVLFILIQPFLDIYYLYSDNIVNIFKFSPATIMRILIIFVLGVLFLFCHRKSKINYFIIIYAVLIGVYFVFHHMNAQNFHSLVPGNFNYSLFSELFYVIRMTLPLIILVVSYYQEITDNLMEVIVSTLVALVSGSIVITNILKISLASYTNLKITGSIFDWFSSSYAGQYFELASKGFFSYANAISALAVLLTPLMFYFLIKRLNAKNIILMLTHLLAMFMLGTKVASLGFVGILVVTIGMYFFFSFIKKEFKFNNNIGLMLLLMVVLSGLILPFSPTMNRNNFDQQVQSQREGDKTVVTERNNKLKTEEKKTKDKEHKEESPLVKYIREHYVEYSINGQFIEVSYPYVNDPKFWFEVMQLPIEDKLNFRNIETLMLQRVKEINNNPKDNWFGITYTRMNNIFNLERDFQSHYFSMGIIGVLLLLVPYLLILLFSGILMLIKFKEQFTFKNCSLLLSVLVTLSVSLYSGNVMDFLTVTIILAFVEGQLLRNVLFSKSKKNKKISVIMPSYNDAETIETSLNSVKSQNYDNWEIIVVDDGSTDNTKNKIDGFCQLNHYQEKIHYYYQENSDQLNALQRALEHTTGDYIFILHSDDMLANKNVFKMANNQLNQTNSDALIADLELVNDEGKKIGKQRVLDYYKSNRTIATQVLWLGRNLFVDVAFWQADVFKNVVSQNYLKWNTPHWLDLRNGVETLSVENVSFPFIKYRIHENNYINSEIGELNVLNGEIRTLTRLFPNYKLPFYNKQYTIFRVYNKLKLLSLYTPFYLKKPENKEAQILKFVINKRMGNDFKENLFLNSVVEFYEKQNNREIVIKNIDLSEKIYLGSDMRAFNKNLIENKLSEFYLNFLSEMEKGFNQIRTTELDAPRVKELVTFMCIDHKVKIIVE
- a CDS encoding GtrA family protein, translating into MKKTIELYHKYQEIIGYIIFGVLTTVVNIAVYFFCKDFLELDYKISNAISWLLSVLFAFSTNKFFVFNSKSLKFKIILRELILFFWYRGLSFIIDMILMIVLVSKLEVNDGISKVIVQIIVIILNYIFSKLFIFKDN
- the nadE gene encoding ammonia-dependent NAD(+) synthetase, coding for MSNLQNQIITEMKVKSIIDPQEEIRMSIDFLKNYLRKYPFLKTLVLGISGGQDSTLTGKLSQMAITELREETGNSAYKFIAVRLPYGQQTDEKDAMDAIEFIAADQVLRVDIKPAVDANMKVLLGIDVPVSDFDKGNIKARERMIAQYAIAGAYQGAVVGTDHSAESITGFYTKFGDGGTDINPIFRLNKRQGRQLLEELGAPMHLYVKTPTADLEDNKPGLADEVALGVTYDDIDNYLEGKKIETKIADRIEAWYLKTQHKRHLPINVFDDFWKK
- a CDS encoding TetR/AcrR family transcriptional regulator translates to MEFSPKKTDLRVLRTKKLIFNAFVQLVEEKGYEAVTIQDIATEAMINRATFYAHFKDKSALYDEIFLYAMEAFTKVLDPELLENGNRVQLKKLELMITQVFKEIKKNRVFYQILTDGPAANSMKVKINWLLEQHYYEIFSKLKITENDVEVPIDFIIEYMSSIFIGMVHWWLNSDSDFPPEQMAHLLIKLVGNGHLTVLGIEVVK
- a CDS encoding glycosyltransferase family 2 protein — protein: MTEQTISIVVPCYNEEETIPLFYKALEKERVLLENADIEYIFVNDGSKDKTLQVLRNLSKKDKDRVKYLSFSRNFGKEAGLYAGLEHATGDYVAVMDVDLQDPPEMLGEMLRTIRTEEYDCVGTRRISRDGEPPIRSFFARTFYKLINRISETEIVDGARDYRLMTRQMVDAILTLKEYNRFSKGIFSWVGFDTKYLEYKNQERVAGETSWSFWSLFKYSLDGIVAFSEIPLAFASFIGFFSFVSAMIILLVIIVRTIIFQNPTSGWPSLVCFILALGGLQLFCLGIVGKYLGKTYLETKKRPIYIIKETQETTTK